The genome window TGGTGTGGGCATCCACAATCATGTTGATCTTGCCTACAACCAGATCACGGCGCACACGTCCAATGTCCACATTTGGTGGAGGTCCTTCTGCCTTCAGCACATGAAGTTTGTTGCCAATGGGCAGCGAAACGGGAGGACCACCAAAGTAGATTTCGTACCAGTGATCATCGATGTAGAGTTCACGTGAGGGGTGGCCAAAGCGTATGCGATGCAGTTGACCTTCCAGTTGAAAGGGTTTGTAATCATCATTGAAACTTAAGGCTAGCGGCTCATTGTGATCAATATAAATAGCCCGTTGGCCATGCTGGAATCCAATCTCGTGCGGCTCATCGCCATCCATGAAAATAACAGCCACTTGATTATAGAAACGTATCTCCTTGCTGCCCCCATCAATGGTTATGCTACGCACCATGTCCGCCATGGGATTATCCAGCGAGTTAATGGCTTTGGTCATAGCAGCCGGTGCCACATTCGGCATGCCCATCATTGTCGGCGGCTGTGGTGGCGGTGGCACTGCAGATTGTGCTATAACCATCGGAGGATGTTGCCAAGGCGTGCTTCGAAAAGCACCGCCAGCTGCGACATTTGCAACAGGCATacgtttattgttgttattattattattgttattgttgttttgagACAACTGCCATGCAGCACGCTGTGCAGCGGCTGGATCCACCTGCTCTCCCCACTTGCTTGGCTTTCGTCGCTTGCCATCCCGCTTTGACTTGGATAGCTTGGATTGTGCCTGAGCCTTTTCATTATTTACAAGATGTTGTTCCTCGTATCCTCGAGGATCGCCGTCGCTACGTGGTGAACCAGAGGCATGATTCTCGTTGCCCTTTAGCTTTGGAATACGCTTGCGTAACACTGCATCACGAGCTGCATTTCGATCTGAATCCTCATCATCGGCGGCATCGCGTCTGCGATTGTCCTTCAATTTGCTGCTCTCGTTCATAGCCACCACCTTAGTGACTAGATCTTTGTATTGATCCTCATTCATGCCATGATTCTCAAACATCTCCTGCGCTTGACTCAATATCGTGCGCATTGTCTCATCGTGCGCCTCCTGCGAGTCATCGTTGGGCTTCAATTCTGCCAGTTGTTTGAGACGTTGGGTTACAGGATGGTCTTTCAGTttttctgtatgtgtgtgcaaagtAGTTAGGTTGGGTTGAATTACAAACACTTGATGTTCTAGGTACTTACCGCCCTTGGAGAGCTTTTGGTTATTGCGAGCAGTTGTTGCAAGTTTGGCGCGGAGTTCATCCAGCGATGGTTTTCTGTGGGAAGCTTTTGCAGATTGCTAATAGAAgataattgaaatcaaatttagtCACAAATAGGAATTTATAAAGTAAATCTGGCTCACCTTATCAGAATCGCAGTTATCCATAGAGTCATCCTCAACGACAATTACACTACTGGGACCAATCGTAACTGGTTTGCCGGGCAACACTCGACGCAAATCGACATCCTCGCTGCCAAAGAGTCTGGAAACAGTTCATAacaattaatatgcaaattacaataatatagATAGTAATGATATAATATTCTTCTATACTTACGCATCCAATTTGGCTGATTTGCTGCGTttctgctgtggctgttggaGATGTTCATCTTCTTCAATGTCATCGTGATCTAAGGGCAGTTGACCAGCTGAACGTTTCTCGCCGCCAACCTGCGTCTGAGCAGGATTCATCAATTTGTTAATTGACTGTTGCAATGAAGAAGAGGGTGCAGGTGACGGTTGCTTCACGTTGGGGACGTCAGCTGTTAATGGTGGTGCGATGGTGGTTGCTGCTAGCAGTGATGCTGTTGATAAATGCGCTGTagatttttctaatttattaaacggtttttgtattttgaacgACACTTTTGTGGGCAATTTGGAGGAACTGTTCGATGCGTTGGAGTCGCTGCTAGCGTTTGTTGTGCCGGTGATGCTGTTGCTCGATTCTGGATTAGATGTTGCTGACGGTCTGCCGATTGTTATTACCGGAGGCGGCGGCGTCGCTGGCTTGGCCAACGACAACGAGGCAAATGGCCTCATATCGACGTCCATTATTTGTGCCTCTAAATGCGGCGTCGTActggaagcagcagcagcaacagttgctgatGGACGAGGCCCTGGTTCAAGTATTTGAAATGTAGCTAGAATTGTTTTAGGCTTCCAACAAACGATTAAGGAATTTTGGTTGTGCCAAACGAAAACTATGATATTACGAAAAATGACTCACGGcctaattaaattaagagtttaaaattaaataaaaaaaaattaagaaattaagaaTTAAAGTGATCAATATTTTAGGGCATCAACAAACACCAGGCACAGCAAATGGGCTAGAAAAATTAGTGGGAAATCATAATaaagaaacaataataatactagAAGATTTGATTTAGATCCGTATAGGAATCGAGTTagattaacaaaaaataaaataaattgaaaaatagtaaaacaaAGTGCCGTTCTacaagtataaaaaataataaaaataggtgtaataaaaataatataatatatacgtAGATATTTAAACAGGTAAAGTGTGAGACGTATTATCGGAGGATTGTATTATGATAATACAGCTACAAtacacttaaataaatatgagtttgtttatgaaaagttttaatattaaataggaattgtttaaaagttttttttagacgttaacaacaacaatttaaaaactgCAGTCTTTATTTCTTCTTAGTTTTTATCAACTGATTTTTTTATCAGGTACAATTGCATCACAGTTATTTATCGTTTATCACGGATCATATGTATCTTTAGTTTATACAATTACACAAAGTAAATAGACTTAAAATTACACCAAAGGCGACACCTGGCTAagttttgcattattttatgtaattaAAACAACTGGAATGCAAAAGGttttaaaacactttttattggatttgttttctttttcatctTTTAGTAAGTTGATTTCTCTTGTTTCTTTAGTAAacttcaatatatttcttaagtattaaaaaatgttctaaatatgttattattaaataatattgagtaaaattttgaaataaatatatatagataaaaaTAGCCACAGAAAATGTGCCGAGTGGAGCAACGAGTGAATAAACTCAccaattatttgtatatactatCAAACATTTCAATATGAAATTCTTCTGAGACAATGCCAGGATTTCCAACAGTTGAAATATTACCAATGAATATTTAGTAGCAAGTTAATAAGCTTATCAACAATATCAAATGTTCATAGGGATTTACAGCGTATCAGCTTTCTCCGTATTCGATTTGCTTTCATGTGTTTAAGCTTACGTTTTGCAATTTACTTACAATTTGTGGACAACTGAAGGTTCATCAACTGCATGAATCGGATATATGCAAATAGTTGCATGCGATTGAAAAACGATCAACACACTCCCACAACAACCCCTCCTCCCCATTGACCTTGGCCAGGTGTGAGCCCATGGTGCCGCCAATTTGGTTTGTAATTTCTGAATATTTCAACTACTTTGTCATTTGCATGCCTACGGGtatcgatttcgatttcgctTTCGATCTCGACTTGGCTGTTGGCTAACAAATGTGAGATTAGAATTAAAAATGGTTTCTTACGTTTCTCTAAATCGATTGCGTTGAGTGCAGTATCTGgcgttgttgtagctgctgctgctgtttggaTCTTCGCTGCAGTCGCTGTTGATGGTGCTCCTTGTCCCGAGGCCACCTCTGGTGACTTGCTTCGTGTTACGCTGCGCATATCCACATCTTTGTAAATGGGTGAGCGACTGCGGGAACGTTGATTGTTGGAACTGCTTGGCTTGCTACTGGCACCATCACGCcttgacgatgacgatgaagaGGATGACGAAgatttgtgtgtggcattaCGCTTTGATTTTGCCGGTGAGCTGGCTGGTGAACTGCTTTTGCGCTTCGAAGGCACAGGCGATCCGCCATTGTGGGCATAGCGTTCGTTTTGCTCCTTACTCGATGGCTTATCACGTGAGCTTGATGACCGCTTAACAGGCGATCCTCCGGAGTTGCTGCTTTTATGCCTACCATCGGAGCCAGACGACGATGTCGATGCCGTGGAACTCTTCGACTCGCTACGCTTGCGACTACTGTTTCCACTGGACGAACTATGATgatggttgctgctgctgacgctcTTGCTGGACCGACTGCTGCCCGAGTTACGCATTGGAGATTTGCTACGTGAGCGACTAGATTTGTGTGTTGACGATGATGAGGAGGAAGATGTTTTGTGGCTCTCCAAACGCGGATCAGCAGTGCGCATTGGAGCTGCCATTTGCGACGATGGTTGCGACTGCTGCTGGCGCGCCAGTCGTGGATCCCTTTGACGCACCGAGCTCAGCATAGCCGGATTAACCGGGTGCACCTTTGGTTTATTCGCAAACGGCTGCAATAGCCCTTATCGTTAGAGCGTCCGATATTTGGGGAAAGTGATGAATAAGTACTTACCGGTTGTTGTCCAATTACTGGCGGCATGCCACCTGCAACTGCAGGTGCCATGGGTCGCATTTGACGCATTCCGCTCGGATACATtggtgcaacagcagctccaGTTGGAGCTATTATGGTCTCCATGCCAGGTGGTCGCAAGGATGTTGTGGGAGCTGGCACCGTCATAGGGGCAACTGAAATGGCATCGGTGGCCTGGCTAAGTTGACGCTCCTGTTcctttaaatgcaatttagttTGTTCCAATTCCAGTTCAAGCTTTCGTTTCTTTAGCTCCAACAGCTCCCGAGTCTTGGCCTGAAGAATCTCCTCCATGTCGCTTTGTAATGTGTTGTTCACAGGCATTGACACCATTCCCTGTGGTTCCACAATATGTTTAGTTATTTGATTGTGTGCTTTTCATTTAGTACTCATATTCAATGGCTTACCGTCTTAAGAAAATCGGGATTCACGTGTATGGCCGGATTGACGTGTATTTTTGTGGCCTGACTTGGTTTAGCTGTGATGGGCCAATTGTTATCGAGGCGTTTTACTTTCACATCCAGCGCATACATCTTGGAGGCCGGAAATACCTCGTTCCAGGTCTGTCGCAATAGATACATGCGTTCTCTGACCTTTTCCAAGACCTGAGACGGCGAATGTTGCACCTAAAAATTCCAATGGAAATAACACAAGTTTGTATTGAAGTTGGTATCAGTTGTTTGAGAGAATTAAGGTTTTACTTTAGGACTTACCGATTCGAAGGCGTGGAGAAAAATATTGACTATACATTGCCCAAACAGCTGGACGTAACTGCTTTTCACATTCTTAATTAttgaatcaattaaatatagtatGGGCAATTTGAATTCTGGCGGCACCTGTTTGATTTGGTAAGATAggtaagaataaataaaacataagtTTCTGCAACGTCGCTAGCGGAGTTGTGTGAGGACACAGATCAATGAGACACATCATCAATTCACAATGTCCCGATCACGAttgacaacgacgacgatgacgagaacgacgacgacgacagctgATGTACACAGATGAATCTCCATGTTATTAAGGGAAGTGGGAACAGTAGATTAAAGCCAAAAATTAGCAAACATCTACAGTTGCTACCAAATTTCATTAAGTGTCATTGAATAAACCGATATCttggcaaacaataaatccGATTGTGGCAGAAATcaataagtataaatatttattacgtATTTATACGAAAATGCgcaaaattacattttttgagTGTGTTAAAATTGTTATAGATAGCTTTAAACTCATagtcttaaaaaaaaaaaactaaaatgtgTACAACAATGATGATcctttaaaatttgtttcctttgttttggccaaattgtttttgatgttctctctttttctttttcaacaGAAATCGCTGCTTGTTTTTATTGGCAGTTATTATTTGTCaatgtttttgtataaaataaaagacaacTTCATCACAAttgtttaagtattttttctttttattgcaattttcttttctatttcttttttgtgtattttatgtaCTTCAAGGATAACGAGGAtaagaagaaaagaaatattaagtaAACGCAACGTCTTACCTTGTAGAGGATAAATCAGTCTCTGCTTAAaatccaataaaaaaaatttcaagtgaaTCACACataatttcgattttaaattttatatatccTAAACCAACAGACAATTGTAagataatacaatttaatatctGTTGgccggaaaaatttttaaatggcaAGAAAGGATGATGATTGAATTATGCAATACATTAAATTGTAGCATTTTATGCTGCTCCATCGTTGACAGAAATGGAAACCTATCACTAATTTGTATATCGAGTTGATCGATCGTCAACAATGCtgtaattgttgctgttaattattaatcgaaCGATCgaaattattgatatttttttaaatcagaAATGTGATAGACCTAAGGCCACTAATACATTTTGGACATGGAGAACATGAGTTAACACAACTGCCGATCGGGCGGTGTTCGTTACGAGGTCTCGGAACACATTTTACactttatgtatgtatatgtatagatgcctgttttttgtttgtttttaactGTGTATATCTGTGTTTGTAGcagttaattaattagtttttaaccTGGCTGATGTGATATTCCACCACGCGCACGATAACTTGGGCATAGTTGATGTTCTCCTCTGCGAGCATTGTGAGCATATTGATGAGCGGCTTGCTATTGCAATTCAAATCCGTGAGACTTGATAGATACTCTTCGCCAATGCGGCGTGCATCCTCTGGATATGATTGGAATAAACTCTCCATACTTGGGCGTTTTGGTTTTCCTCCCAAGATTCCCCGATTCCAATCTATTTCGTATCACTTTTTGTCGAGcgatttacaaaataattgcagTTATTAAGCTGCAAAGGAAGAGTAAAAAATATGATATCAGTAAtcttataaatttgttgatgTTTCGATTTTTCATCCCCTTAAGAGTATTTGTCACATTTTGTGTTCATGCAAGccgaacacacacataacttTATGATGTATACTTAATTGTTGATGTGGCTTCGTTGTCAtagtaaaaccaaaaaacaacacataaataaataagcagacaattgaatgcatataacacacacacacatgtataataaatatgtgtttACACATACACGCTTCTCATGGGCGAACAATAAACACACAACAGCGGGGAGGGAACATTTtagcaaaaattcaaaatggcGACCAACAGACAAGCAAACACGCATTATTTTTCACGTTAGCAAAATACACATTTTCgctaatattttttttatgcactATACGTTCAACACACCATTACTAATCCAAGACATACACTTTTcacaacaattttcaaaatagaTTTTATATTAATGGGTATTTTCGCATTCGCGGCCACGTTTGTACTGTACACGATTTTTTTCTTGCGaaaaacatttgaattgtAGGTAAAGCGATAGAATACATAcctttttatattaatacatttGTACTATTAGTTTAATGCACTTTTGCTaggaaatataattatttgagcactttaaactaaataaaatcaGCCTTTGACAAATTTTTCACGTAACAAAAACTGGCGATGACAAACGTTTGTATCAGTGTGTGTGAACTAGCGTGAGACCTCACTTATGCAGTGTGAccctgttttattttttaataaaatatactaatactgtttttttaatactacttttataatttctgGACTGGTATTACAATTACCGTATTTGAAATCGGTGCAAGGATTTCATTTAAAGTGTTTTGTCGGAAGCATTTAAGTTTACGAAAACATTTTTCAGAGGCTGTTAAAagttgcaataaatttaatttaaataattaattaaatctttcttttattttaatataaattaataatattatataagaaGTCAAATCGAATTAAATCATAATGATTTTGATGATAAACGACTGAACCTTAGTTTCTGAATTATAGCAATTAGAGTGAAGTaacttttatgtttattacaaaaaaatggaTAAAGAGGAATTTCGCGTATTGATAAAATATTGTCTTTTGAAGGGAAAAATACAGTTGAAGTAAAAACCAGACTGCCCCAGGAAAATCAACCGTCAAGGATTAGTATGTCAAGTTTAGATGTTGTGACATTAAAACAATACATAAAAAGATTTTGAACGgcagaaaattgaaattaaacgAAATATCAGATATAAAATGAACTTCTACACTATACATTCATGAATATTTGGGTATAGGAAAGCTTTGTGCAAAGTGGGTGCCACGCTAGCACACTTTTGAACCAAAACAACGACGAGTCAATGATTCCGAGTAGTGTTTGAAGAAGGTCAAGCGTAATAAAACCGAATTTTTGCGTCTATATGTGTCAGTGGGTGAAATATTCCTCCAAAATTACACACCGGCACATCGACAGTCATCCGAGTGGACTGCACATGACAAACCAGCTCCAAAGCTGGCATGGATCTTGAAAAAAAGAAGGACCATCAACAGCGAATATTACTTAACATTATTGGACCGTTTAAAGGTCAAAATCGCCAAATAAAACGACTGCATTTGAAGAAAGTGCTGCTTTACCAAGAGAATGCACTGTGTCACAAGTCACTAAAAACGATGGCAATAATCCATGAATTGATCCTCGAATTACTTCCGCATCCACCGTATTTTCTAGATCTGGCTTCAGCGACAATTTCCTGTTCTCAAAAGAATGCACGCTGGAAAGATATTTTCGTAGTATGAAGAGGTCATCTCCGAAACTGGGACGTACATATTTTGAAGCAAAAGACAACTCGCACCAGAAAAATGGTATCGAAAAGTTAATGGGTCGCTATAATCAGTGTATCACGCTTGAAGAGAATTATTTAagtaatgaaaatttaattttgcccaaaaaaatgtgttttttttatcattgGTCGGGGATTTTTCAATTGACCTgttaaataatgcaaaatatttaatttaatgcttgcttcaaaaagtagaaaaataaaaagtaggtttttgtttattttaggTAGCAAAACATAACTGTCATTAACGTGAAAAATCGTATGTTAAAAGTGGCATCGTGATTCATGATTATGTGAATCACATTATAGTTGGTGAACGCATTCAGtgctgaaataaatatatatacaaaaaatacacacatggTCACACTGGGACATTCATAAAATTTACGTTGTATATCGATTAACGAATATTAATACAGTACTTTTACTTGGTTGGCAACGCCGTTCCACCAACCAGCTGTTGATTGATAGGGAAAATTAAGTGAACGAGATAAATCGCTGATTAAGCggaatttaatttacatattgGACCAAAATGGATAGCAGCGACACTTACCTGCACAGCGCCTACCGAGTCTCGATAATTCCAACTGATCTACATCACGAAGAAACAATAATCAGAGCAGCACAGTCGCTCGACTGtctaaacaaaacaatcaacTCAATTTTTGGCCGCATCGATGCTCGTTTGGAAAGAAATGGTGCCAAGGTTCAGCATATAAATGAGCGTGTCATGCGTGCGCAGGCGAAAATAAACGCGCTCGTTGGTTCGaagaaatcaatcaaaatcTTTGCACCAGCTCGATTTCCCGCCAGCGCAGTTTTAGGCAAAATCCCGGCCACATTTCCGCCAGTGGCGCAAGACCTAATGGATTTCCCAAGTTCGTCAGCGACAACGACACCTAATCAACCACAGCCACGGCGACTGCAGGGACATAACAACGATCCTGATGCTGAACAAGAGGCATCGGGAACTCTTGATTCCGTCAGCTTCCACGTGCGTGGCGAGAATCAGCTTGTCATGCCGCTGCTTGCCGAGCGTCAACTCACGAATCGCACAGCCGGCTTGGGCTCTTTACCCGCGGCGGTAAAGTCAATGCCCGCGCTAATGCGCTTCAATTCCAACGAATTTGCATATACTGGCGGTAGAAGTGGCCAGCAAGATCTCAATGCCTGGAAGCGCACTTTGCCTCCTCAAAGCCACAAGCGAGCTATCCATAAACCGCCCAGATCTGCAGAGACAGAGCTGTTGGCGCCAGCGCCACATTCGCTTGCCCATGGCACCACCAAGCTTGCGACACCAGCTGGAGATTTGCGCTACACACCGGCTGCTTTGGCAGCACCTGCCATCGATGTGCCGCTTGATTTGCCTGATTTGCCGGGCATTGCTAATGACCTGCAATACGAGCCGGTGGCAGAGCAAACGCCAATTGCGCCCTCCCATCAATTTGCTGACGTGCCAGACGACTTGCCTGATTTACTTGGACTAGAGGAGCCCATGTTCAATGCGGAGAAGACGACGGACTTTACTGTGCAAGCACTGACGGCTCAGACGAATATGCCTAGGAAAGTGCCGCAACTGCAGCCGCCAAGAGCATTGGTAGaagctcctcctcctcctccacctccacctccgccgccaccaccaccgcctcCTCCGCCACCGCCTGCAACATTAAAATTGCCTAACGACAATGTGATAAA of Drosophila nasuta strain 15112-1781.00 chromosome 3, ASM2355853v1, whole genome shotgun sequence contains these proteins:
- the LOC132788764 gene encoding uncharacterized protein LOC132788764 isoform X1, with translation MESLFQSYPEDARRIGEEYLSSLTDLNCNSKPLINMLTMLAEENINYAQVIVRVVEYHISQVPPEFKLPILYLIDSIIKNVKSSYVQLFGQCIVNIFLHAFESVQHSPSQVLEKVRERMYLLRQTWNEVFPASKMYALDVKVKRLDNNWPITAKPSQATKIHVNPAIHVNPDFLKTGMVSMPVNNTLQSDMEEILQAKTRELLELKKRKLELELEQTKLHLKEQERQLSQATDAISVAPMTVPAPTTSLRPPGMETIIAPTGAAVAPMYPSGMRQMRPMAPAVAGGMPPVIGQQPPFANKPKVHPVNPAMLSSVRQRDPRLARQQQSQPSSQMAAPMRTADPRLESHKTSSSSSSSTHKSSRSRSKSPMRNSGSSRSSKSVSSSNHHHSSSSGNSSRKRSESKSSTASTSSSGSDGRHKSSNSGGSPVKRSSSSRDKPSSKEQNERYAHNGGSPVPSKRKSSSPASSPAKSKRNATHKSSSSSSSSSSRRDGASSKPSSSNNQRSRSRSPIYKDVDMRSVTRSKSPEVASGQGAPSTATAAKIQTAAAATTTPDTALNAIDLEKRPRPSATVAAAASSTTPHLEAQIMDVDMRPFASLSLAKPATPPPPVITIGRPSATSNPESSNSITGTTNASSDSNASNSSSKLPTKVSFKIQKPFNKLEKSTAHLSTASLLAATTIAPPLTADVPNVKQPSPAPSSSLQQSINKLMNPAQTQVGGEKRSAGQLPLDHDDIEEDEHLQQPQQKRSKSAKLDALFGSEDVDLRRVLPGKPVTIGPSSVIVVEDDSMDNCDSDKQSAKASHRKPSLDELRAKLATTARNNQKLSKGEKLKDHPVTQRLKQLAELKPNDDSQEAHDETMRTILSQAQEMFENHGMNEDQYKDLVTKVVAMNESSKLKDNRRRDAADDEDSDRNAARDAVLRKRIPKLKGNENHASGSPRSDGDPRGYEEQHLVNNEKAQAQSKLSKSKRDGKRRKPSKWGEQVDPAAAQRAAWQLSQNNNNNNNNNNNKRMPVANVAAGGAFRSTPWQHPPMVIAQSAVPPPPQPPTMMGMPNVAPAAMTKAINSLDNPMADMVRSITIDGGSKEIRFYNQVAVIFMDGDEPHEIGFQHGQRAIYIDHNEPLALSFNDDYKPFQLEGQLHRIRFGHPSRELYIDDHWYEIYFGGPPVSLPIGNKLHVLKAEGPPPNVDIGRVRRDLVVGKINMIVDAHTIVPLFLDGRQQTFLLGAEQHSLQFVDSFLYALLDGQLQKLEYGGLPKSMKLNGGRNCFIRFGTLPKGVQAGKAHVQDMVYIKTDAPAEPPQPPPLPVPVAAPIQGITPLDQPTASSIAGAPAGGGNAAVSLPAAAAALSNLNIDELFQKLVSSGIIGAPSTVPAPVTSNVSVPGLEVTSSSNKDAAPAVAVPVPAAAPSEPIKRIDLNKPDTIKTRQTAVIATLYLGMQCSSCGVRFPPEQTIKYSQHLDWHFRQNRRERDSTRKATSKRWFYDLTDWRQYEEIEDVEEREKNFLEAQGQQLGPDAADEVSQQRSMDSPMPSCAAGTDDVDRCCDMCHEKFEQFYNEELEEWHLRSAIRVEDKIYHPLCYEDYKSSLNPPAPVVSEPSANGDVDMLSASDDNAMDTLIKLEDDINDAKNPSETLMDDDDDDVIVLPNEEPSVTEIVDDDDDEEYVPVSVSRTEADVDSEKEKETASALNTEEGHEQGLQKEKENDQHQKAENANESDVDVEIQEPNIPFTDLDTYVEKEPLPLLNVKIKEEPKDDDEDEDDDFEDVGTVVTLLPLPEDEISINSSETQTQTIDSSASPATIERPASVASLSMPAHEDELELEPVGPAPGTSSEADFNGENPQETHNLSAAGPAPALPLASIVNKIKINITKNTSSNSHNSASTTTTTTTTTAAAATDSQVSAISVIGGSGNTDGQLQQQQQQNNSIETISTIPVLCGGNMFVPKIATSSSTNAPPANISSISVIGSNYGSSSSSNNNSTSGSNNNSNNSAASRSNTATVPSMGAPALSTTSSSGNATAPTAQRSTTPPPTAAVEADPEPIIEQKPALRNVTLKKTKKVQNGVETSGLCSIM
- the LOC132788764 gene encoding uncharacterized protein LOC132788764 isoform X2, whose product is MESLFQSYPEDARRIGEEYLSSLTDLNCNSKPLINMLTMLAEENINYAQVIVRVVEYHISQVPPEFKLPILYLIDSIIKNVKSSYVQLFGQCIVNIFLHAFESVQHSPSQVLEKVRERMYLLRQTWNEVFPASKMYALDVKVKRLDNNWPITAKPSQATKIHVNPAIHVNPDFLKTGMVSMPVNNTLQSDMEEILQAKTRELLELKKRKLELELEQTKLHLKEQERQLSQATDAISVAPMTVPAPTTSLRPPGMETIIAPTGAAVAPMYPSGMRQMRPMAPAVAGGMPPVIGQQPPFANKPKVHPVNPAMLSSVRQRDPRLARQQQSQPSSQMAAPMRTADPRLESHKTSSSSSSSTHKSSRSRSKSPMRNSGSSRSSKSVSSSNHHHSSSSGNSSRKRSESKSSTASTSSSGSDGRHKSSNSGGSPVKRSSSSRDKPSSKEQNERYAHNGGSPVPSKRKSSSPASSPAKSKRNATHKSSSSSSSSSSRRDGASSKPSSSNNQRSRSRSPIYKDVDMRSVTRSKSPEVASGQGAPSTATAAKIQTAAAATTTPDTALNAIDLEKPHLSTASLLAATTIAPPLTADVPNVKQPSPAPSSSLQQSINKLMNPAQTQVGGEKRSAGQLPLDHDDIEEDEHLQQPQQKRSKSAKLDALFGSEDVDLRRVLPGKPVTIGPSSVIVVEDDSMDNCDSDKQSAKASHRKPSLDELRAKLATTARNNQKLSKGEKLKDHPVTQRLKQLAELKPNDDSQEAHDETMRTILSQAQEMFENHGMNEDQYKDLVTKVVAMNESSKLKDNRRRDAADDEDSDRNAARDAVLRKRIPKLKGNENHASGSPRSDGDPRGYEEQHLVNNEKAQAQSKLSKSKRDGKRRKPSKWGEQVDPAAAQRAAWQLSQNNNNNNNNNNNKRMPVANVAAGGAFRSTPWQHPPMVIAQSAVPPPPQPPTMMGMPNVAPAAMTKAINSLDNPMADMVRSITIDGGSKEIRFYNQVAVIFMDGDEPHEIGFQHGQRAIYIDHNEPLALSFNDDYKPFQLEGQLHRIRFGHPSRELYIDDHWYEIYFGGPPVSLPIGNKLHVLKAEGPPPNVDIGRVRRDLVVGKINMIVDAHTIVPLFLDGRQQTFLLGAEQHSLQFVDSFLYALLDGQLQKLEYGGLPKSMKLNGGRNCFIRFGTLPKGVQAGKAHVQDMVYIKTDAPAEPPQPPPLPVPVAAPIQGITPLDQPTASSIAGAPAGGGNAAVSLPAAAAALSNLNIDELFQKLVSSGIIGAPSTVPAPVTSNVSVPGLEVTSSSNKDAAPAVAVPVPAAAPSEPIKRIDLNKPDTIKTRQTAVIATLYLGMQCSSCGVRFPPEQTIKYSQHLDWHFRQNRRERDSTRKATSKRWFYDLTDWRQYEEIEDVEEREKNFLEAQGQQLGPDAADEVSQQRSMDSPMPSCAAGTDDVDRCCDMCHEKFEQFYNEELEEWHLRSAIRVEDKIYHPLCYEDYKSSLNPPAPVVSEPSANGDVDMLSASDDNAMDTLIKLEDDINDAKNPSETLMDDDDDDVIVLPNEEPSVTEIVDDDDDEEYVPVSVSRTEADVDSEKEKETASALNTEEGHEQGLQKEKENDQHQKAENANESDVDVEIQEPNIPFTDLDTYVEKEPLPLLNVKIKEEPKDDDEDEDDDFEDVGTVVTLLPLPEDEISINSSETQTQTIDSSASPATIERPASVASLSMPAHEDELELEPVGPAPGTSSEADFNGENPQETHNLSAAGPAPALPLASIVNKIKINITKNTSSNSHNSASTTTTTTTTTAAAATDSQVSAISVIGGSGNTDGQLQQQQQQNNSIETISTIPVLCGGNMFVPKIATSSSTNAPPANISSISVIGSNYGSSSSSNNNSTSGSNNNSNNSAASRSNTATVPSMGAPALSTTSSSGNATAPTAQRSTTPPPTAAVEADPEPIIEQKPALRNVTLKKTKKVQNGVETSGLCSIM